In Halorussus salilacus, a single genomic region encodes these proteins:
- a CDS encoding permease, whose product MVATMIDGIFEALRIGVGFLWTAAWAIIMGLTITSLVQVYVSKERMAQVLGDGDLSGLTKATAFGAASSGCSFGAVAIGKGLFKKGAHAVNFLAFMFASTNLIVELGLMILILLGWEFLVAELLGGLILIAVMAVIVHFTLPENLFDEVRETLNDRDRGRGVTEDPTCGMEGKDTYSLTTDGGETLKFCSEGCMETYLQETSSRGGWRDELLSWGGWYKVGNQYRKEWSMIWKDVIAGFLISGFVIVFVPQWVWNTLFIQGDGLLVVAENAIMGVAIAVVSFVGSMGNVPFAVALWGGGISFAGVIAFVYADLITIPVLNVYRKYYGWRIMLYILGVFFVTMAFTGFLMELLFDALSIVPDLAGGETATEQTYFELNYTFYLNIVAFALSGFLLYVYRRGLGAPGQYRDPVCGMRADDSEPSATYDDETYYFCSQTCKETFEKNPDEFTNQHPEAGASQGHDHH is encoded by the coding sequence ATGGTGGCGACGATGATTGATGGCATCTTCGAAGCGCTACGTATCGGTGTGGGCTTCCTCTGGACGGCGGCGTGGGCAATCATCATGGGCCTCACGATCACGAGTCTCGTCCAGGTCTACGTCTCCAAGGAGCGAATGGCACAGGTGCTGGGTGACGGTGATCTGAGCGGACTCACCAAGGCGACTGCGTTTGGCGCGGCGAGTAGTGGTTGCAGTTTCGGCGCTGTCGCCATCGGAAAGGGGTTGTTCAAGAAGGGCGCCCACGCGGTGAACTTTCTCGCGTTCATGTTCGCGTCGACGAACCTCATCGTCGAACTCGGTCTGATGATCCTCATCCTGCTTGGCTGGGAGTTCCTCGTTGCGGAGTTACTCGGCGGGCTCATTCTCATTGCCGTGATGGCGGTGATCGTCCACTTCACGCTCCCCGAGAATCTCTTCGACGAGGTCCGGGAGACGCTCAACGACCGCGACCGTGGGAGGGGCGTCACCGAAGATCCGACCTGTGGGATGGAGGGCAAAGACACGTATTCTCTCACGACTGACGGCGGTGAGACGCTCAAATTCTGTTCAGAGGGCTGTATGGAGACGTACTTACAGGAAACGTCGAGCCGCGGCGGATGGCGCGACGAACTACTGTCGTGGGGTGGCTGGTACAAGGTCGGGAATCAGTACCGCAAGGAGTGGTCGATGATCTGGAAAGACGTCATCGCTGGCTTCCTCATCTCGGGGTTCGTCATCGTCTTCGTCCCCCAGTGGGTGTGGAACACCCTGTTCATTCAGGGCGACGGGCTGCTCGTGGTTGCCGAGAACGCGATTATGGGTGTCGCCATCGCCGTCGTCAGCTTCGTCGGGAGCATGGGTAATGTCCCGTTCGCCGTCGCCCTCTGGGGCGGCGGAATCAGCTTCGCGGGTGTCATCGCGTTCGTCTATGCCGACCTCATCACGATTCCCGTGTTGAACGTCTACCGGAAGTACTACGGCTGGAGAATCATGCTGTACATCCTGGGCGTCTTCTTCGTGACGATGGCCTTCACGGGCTTCCTCATGGAACTGCTGTTCGACGCGCTGAGTATCGTTCCAGATTTGGCGGGTGGCGAGACGGCGACCGAGCAGACGTACTTCGAGCTCAACTACACGTTCTACCTCAACATCGTTGCGTTCGCGCTCTCCGGATTTCTGCTGTACGTCTATCGACGCGGTCTCGGTGCGCCCGGCCAGTACCGCGATCCCGTTTGTGGCATGCGGGCCGACGACAGCGAGCCATCGGCGACGTACGACGACGAAACGTACTACTTCTGCTCGCAGACCTGCAAGGAGACGTTCGAAAAGAACCCAGATGAATTCACGAATCAACATCCGGAGGCGGGAGCGTCTCAAGGTCATGACCACCATTGA
- a CDS encoding DUF7521 family protein has product MNSNGGENGSNNRSDHPLWYQRHHTQLLLYIAASFALVGLGGLLKGVLFEFLRVSIFEAGFVAVLVTATGMLSLFYALYAPKP; this is encoded by the coding sequence ATGAATTCGAACGGCGGCGAAAACGGCTCGAACAATCGGAGTGATCATCCGCTATGGTACCAACGGCATCACACGCAGTTACTCCTGTATATCGCCGCCAGCTTCGCACTGGTCGGGCTTGGCGGTCTCCTCAAGGGTGTACTCTTCGAATTCCTCCGGGTGTCAATCTTCGAAGCGGGATTCGTCGCAGTACTCGTCACCGCAACCGGAATGCTGTCTCTCTTCTACGCCCTGTATGCCCCGAAACCCTGA
- a CDS encoding SHOCT domain-containing protein — MPTKTDDTRLVTLLLVIIGAVFIFPLFFMGFGMMGFGPMMGGTWGGHMWGDGTMPGWIFIVGIVMQLLFLAALVGGGYLIYRAITGDASDSDQALEELRLAYARGELTDEEYEQRREALERDT; from the coding sequence ATGCCTACGAAAACAGACGATACGCGACTTGTTACGCTCCTCCTCGTAATCATCGGCGCCGTATTCATCTTCCCGTTGTTCTTCATGGGCTTCGGAATGATGGGATTCGGTCCGATGATGGGTGGTACGTGGGGCGGTCACATGTGGGGCGACGGGACGATGCCTGGCTGGATATTCATCGTCGGCATCGTGATGCAATTACTGTTCCTCGCCGCCCTCGTCGGTGGTGGGTACCTCATCTATCGCGCGATTACAGGGGATGCAAGTGACTCAGACCAAGCACTCGAAGAGCTTCGGCTCGCCTACGCGCGCGGGGAGCTGACTGACGAGGAATACGAACAGCGACGCGAAGCACTCGAACGAGATACCTGA
- a CDS encoding heavy metal translocating P-type ATPase, translating to MDDHKDTTENPPAGEHQQGDSSHQHDHGEHDEAAAEADEQRVEQELLEEEAHPGAESELAPDEQHEHAGHEGEGHGHGSREGHGEGHGGMHEGHEQMFRRRFFVSTLLSIPVLLYSELLQEWLGFSVPAFPGSEWINPVFAVIVFAYGGVPFIQMAVPELKDRSPGMMTLISMAITVAFVYSLASVVFPTQSAFFWELVTLIDIMLLGHWIEMRSVRRASSAVDELAKLMPDTAERITESGDTEDVPVSELSEDDLVLVRPGASVPADGIVEEGDSDVEESMITGESKPVSKEPGDEVIGGTINGDGSLRVRVGATGEETTLAGIMRLVEEAQQSKSKTQVLADRAAGWLFYVALGAAVVTAIAWTLAVSFDATVIERVVTVLVIACPHALGLAIPLVVAINTSLAARNGMLVRDRIAMEDARNLDAIIFDKTGTLTEGEHGVVDMATVDGVGEDDALRLAAAVESDSEHMIARAIREAANERDLSAPDATDFEVIKGRGVRATVDVSGFAGGSSDESDGGTEVYVGGPNLLTQLESEMPDHLQRFADEAGQNAQTVVYLVRDGELVAAFAMADVIREESFRVVDTLHDLGIEVAMLTGDSRDVADAVADELGIDTVFAEVLPEDKDEKVRELQDQGKLVGMVGDGVNDAPALTRADVGIAIGSGTDVAVQSADVILVQNNPMDVVRLVKLSKASYRKMQENIVWAAGYNVFAIPLAAGVLAPIGILLSPAVGALLMSLSTVIVAINAQLLRRVDLSIPELQGETPSTEAQPAD from the coding sequence ATGGACGACCACAAAGATACAACTGAGAATCCCCCGGCGGGTGAACACCAGCAGGGCGACAGCAGTCACCAGCACGACCACGGCGAGCACGATGAAGCGGCGGCCGAGGCTGACGAACAACGGGTAGAACAGGAGCTACTGGAGGAGGAGGCTCACCCTGGTGCGGAGAGTGAGCTGGCGCCCGACGAGCAGCACGAGCACGCCGGACACGAGGGCGAAGGGCACGGCCACGGTTCCCGCGAGGGCCACGGCGAAGGTCATGGTGGTATGCACGAGGGCCACGAGCAGATGTTCCGCAGGCGCTTCTTCGTCTCGACACTCCTGTCGATTCCCGTCCTCCTGTACAGCGAACTGCTACAGGAGTGGCTCGGGTTCTCCGTCCCAGCGTTCCCGGGGAGCGAATGGATCAACCCCGTCTTCGCGGTCATCGTCTTCGCGTACGGTGGGGTGCCGTTCATCCAGATGGCGGTCCCGGAGCTCAAAGACCGGTCGCCGGGGATGATGACGCTGATCTCGATGGCAATCACCGTCGCGTTCGTCTACAGCCTCGCGAGCGTGGTCTTCCCGACGCAGTCAGCGTTCTTCTGGGAGCTCGTGACGCTGATCGACATAATGTTGCTTGGCCACTGGATCGAGATGCGGTCCGTACGCCGGGCCTCGAGCGCGGTGGACGAACTGGCGAAGCTGATGCCGGATACCGCCGAGCGCATCACCGAGTCCGGTGACACCGAGGATGTCCCTGTCAGTGAACTCTCCGAGGATGACCTTGTGCTCGTCCGGCCGGGGGCGAGTGTCCCTGCTGACGGCATCGTCGAGGAGGGTGATTCGGACGTCGAGGAGTCGATGATTACGGGCGAGTCGAAACCGGTTTCGAAGGAACCTGGCGATGAGGTCATCGGCGGGACGATCAACGGCGACGGTAGCCTCCGCGTGCGCGTCGGTGCGACGGGCGAAGAGACGACGCTCGCGGGCATCATGCGCCTCGTCGAAGAGGCCCAGCAGAGTAAATCCAAGACACAGGTGTTGGCCGACCGCGCGGCTGGCTGGCTGTTCTACGTCGCGCTCGGGGCGGCGGTCGTGACAGCAATCGCGTGGACGCTCGCAGTCTCGTTCGACGCGACCGTCATCGAGCGCGTCGTGACGGTGCTCGTCATCGCCTGTCCACACGCACTCGGGCTCGCCATCCCCCTCGTGGTCGCAATCAACACGTCGCTCGCCGCTCGGAACGGGATGCTCGTTCGCGACCGCATCGCGATGGAGGACGCGCGGAATCTGGACGCGATTATCTTCGACAAGACGGGGACGCTCACCGAAGGTGAACACGGCGTCGTCGACATGGCGACCGTCGACGGCGTCGGCGAGGATGACGCACTCCGTTTGGCGGCCGCTGTTGAGAGCGACTCCGAGCACATGATCGCGCGAGCCATCCGGGAGGCCGCCAACGAGCGAGACCTCAGCGCCCCTGATGCGACCGATTTCGAGGTGATCAAAGGTCGAGGCGTCCGCGCGACCGTCGACGTCTCCGGCTTCGCCGGAGGCTCGTCGGACGAGTCCGACGGTGGAACCGAGGTGTACGTCGGCGGGCCGAATCTGTTGACCCAACTCGAGAGCGAGATGCCGGACCATCTCCAGCGCTTCGCTGACGAAGCCGGTCAGAACGCCCAAACGGTGGTGTATCTCGTTCGTGACGGAGAGTTGGTCGCCGCGTTCGCGATGGCCGACGTAATCCGCGAAGAAAGTTTCCGCGTCGTCGACACTCTCCACGATCTGGGCATCGAGGTCGCGATGCTGACTGGCGACTCCCGGGACGTCGCTGACGCTGTCGCCGACGAACTGGGCATCGACACGGTGTTCGCGGAGGTCCTTCCCGAAGATAAGGACGAGAAAGTCCGGGAGCTCCAGGACCAGGGGAAGCTCGTGGGGATGGTCGGCGACGGCGTCAACGACGCACCGGCGCTGACGCGAGCCGACGTCGGCATCGCTATTGGGAGCGGCACCGACGTTGCGGTCCAGTCGGCGGACGTCATCCTCGTCCAGAATAACCCGATGGACGTCGTCCGGCTGGTCAAACTGAGCAAGGCAAGCTACCGGAAGATGCAAGAGAACATCGTCTGGGCGGCCGGGTACAACGTCTTCGCGATTCCGCTTGCAGCAGGCGTGTTAGCTCCAATCGGGATTCTGCTGTCCCCCGCGGTGGGCGCTCTCCTGATGTCGCTGAGTACAGTCATCGTCGCCATCAACGCCCAGCTCCTTCGGCGCGTGGACCTGTCCATCCCCGAGCTTCAAGGCGAGACACCATCTACGGAGGCACAGCCCGCTGACTGA
- a CDS encoding DUF7343 domain-containing protein, whose protein sequence is MNRRQADTVVSALVVAVIILGGVLSWQAYQQQQAFEQMGSMMGTSMGAVHGTNPLLYVLGTLLVSAVVGGGYLVVRDELTSTEVTGRSQTEMANPTTSENTESQEGTVQSAGKVNPESQPQARVLDLLPEDERRILEPVISSPGITQIELRDRSDFSKSKVSQTVSALEKRGLLYRERQGRTYRIYPSDDLQQKQAN, encoded by the coding sequence ATGAACCGACGGCAAGCCGATACAGTAGTCAGTGCCTTGGTCGTTGCCGTCATCATCCTCGGCGGTGTACTCAGCTGGCAAGCGTACCAGCAACAGCAGGCCTTCGAGCAGATGGGATCGATGATGGGCACGTCGATGGGCGCGGTTCACGGGACGAACCCACTCTTGTACGTTCTCGGAACTCTTCTCGTCTCGGCTGTCGTTGGTGGTGGCTATCTCGTGGTTCGGGACGAGCTCACTAGCACAGAGGTAACCGGTCGCTCACAGACTGAGATGGCGAATCCAACCACCTCTGAGAACACCGAATCGCAGGAAGGGACCGTTCAATCAGCGGGGAAGGTCAATCCGGAGTCTCAGCCACAGGCCCGCGTATTGGACCTCTTGCCGGAAGACGAACGCCGTATCCTCGAACCAGTCATCTCCTCGCCCGGCATCACACAGATCGAATTACGAGATCGCTCGGACTTCTCGAAGAGCAAGGTCAGTCAGACGGTGAGTGCTCTCGAGAAGCGCGGCCTCCTGTACCGCGAGCGCCAAGGGCGGACGTATCGCATCTATCCGAGCGACGACTTACAACAGAAACAGGCGAACTAG
- a CDS encoding SHOCT domain-containing protein gives MTQLTTHVGRTARRLVIFAVPLLVAATGTAVAHGGGSYGGGMMGGSGWGLFGGAMGLWGLLWMGLLIAVPLYVVYALLNRESSGNDEQSLSVLRERYARGELSDDEFERRRKRLEQSE, from the coding sequence ATGACGCAACTCACCACTCACGTCGGACGCACTGCTCGTCGACTCGTGATATTCGCGGTCCCGTTGCTGGTTGCGGCGACTGGAACGGCCGTCGCCCACGGCGGCGGGAGCTACGGCGGCGGGATGATGGGCGGAAGCGGCTGGGGCCTCTTCGGCGGAGCGATGGGGCTCTGGGGACTCCTCTGGATGGGACTTCTCATTGCTGTCCCGCTCTACGTGGTCTATGCGCTCCTCAACCGAGAATCCAGCGGGAACGATGAGCAGTCGTTGTCGGTTCTCCGCGAGCGATACGCTCGCGGTGAGCTCTCGGACGATGAATTCGAACGGCGGCGAAAACGGCTCGAACAATCGGAGTGA
- a CDS encoding heavy-metal-associated domain-containing protein — protein sequence MTTTITVDGMSCGHCEQTGEEALQEVSGVTDVIADAGPAVPFQGRRFRKLAGPPVKRI from the coding sequence ATGACCACGACCATCACCGTGGACGGAATGTCGTGCGGTCACTGTGAGCAGACGGGCGAAGAGGCGCTTCAAGAGGTCTCCGGAGTGACTGACGTGATTGCCGACGCTGGTCCTGCTGTACCGTTTCAGGGGCGAAGATTCAGGAAGCTGGCGGGTCCACCTGTAAAGAGAATATGA